In Oncorhynchus keta strain PuntledgeMale-10-30-2019 chromosome 19, Oket_V2, whole genome shotgun sequence, a single genomic region encodes these proteins:
- the LOC127909623 gene encoding uncharacterized protein LOC127909623: MLFNLSLPAPARLTSITTLDGSNLEYVDIYKYLGVWLDCKLSFQTHIKHLQSKIKSRVGFLFRNKASFTHAAKLTLVKLTILPILDFGDVIYKIASNTLLSKLDAVYHSAIRFVTKAPYTTHHCDLYALVGWPSLHIRRQTHWLQVIYKSMLGKAPPYLSSLVTMATPIRSTRSSRCISLIIPKANTSFGRLSFQYSAACDWNELQKSLKLETLSPSPTSNISYLSS, translated from the exons atgcttttcaacctttcgctgcctgcacccgcacgcctgaccagcatcaccacactggatggttccaaccttgaatatgtggacatctataagtacctaggtgtctggctagactgtaaactctccttccagactcatatcaaacatctccaatcgaaaatcaaatcaagagtcggctttctattccgcaacaaagcctccttcactcacgccgccaaacttaccctagtaaaactgactatcctaccgatcctcgacttcggcgatgtcatctacaaaattgcttccaacactctactcagcaaactggatgcagtttatcacagtgccatccgttttgtcactaaagcaccttataccacccaccactgcgacttgtatgctctagtcggctggccctcgctacatattcgtcgccagacccactggctccaggtcatctacaagtccatgctaggtaaagctccgccttatctcagttcactggtcacgatggcaactcccatccgtagcacgcgctccagcag gtgtatctcactgatcatccctaaagccaacacctcatttggccgcctttcgttccagtactctgctgcctgtgactggaacgaattgcaaaaatcgctgaagttggagactttatctccctcaccaacttcaaacatcagctatctgagcagctaa